In the genome of Penaeus vannamei isolate JL-2024 chromosome 26, ASM4276789v1, whole genome shotgun sequence, one region contains:
- the LOC138866651 gene encoding uncharacterized protein: MQVGSSQSRSSSSGAEQRPFASSFAPLPKKRARGTPHERKKRAASRRRKPPPRRLRSSKPFSALELLLPYRVPCPLMIQRDLRSRRPNSEEGRPTPVRKRDGKDERRASSGNTGNPVTAGTGGRSHGLKLPARRTLVEPPGAATASGTPARGQKVALASPRGMAPSGRQAQVNLCQLECLL; encoded by the exons ATGCAAGTCGGGTCATCCCAGAGCCGTTCATCTTCCTCCGGCGCCGAGCAGcgtcccttcgcctcctccttcgcccccttgcCCAAGAAACGAGCCCGAGGAACACCGCACGAGCGCAAGAAACGAGCGGCGAGCAGGCGAAGGAAGCCGCCGCCTCGCCGCCTCCGTTCCTCCAAGCCGTTCTCCGCCCTCGAGCTGCTCTTACCTTATCGGGTTCCATGTCCTCTGATGATCCAACGTGACCTCCGCTCACGGCGTCCT AATTCCGAAGAGGGACGACCAACGCCAGTTCGGAAGCGCGATGGAAAAGATGAACGGCGTGCAAGCAGTGGCAACACCGGCAATCCTGTGACGGCTGGAACGGGTGGGCGGAGCCACGGCCTTAAACTTCCAGCCAGGAGAACCCTGGTCGAGCCGCCAGGAGCAGCGACCGCCTCTGGAACACCGGCACGAGGCCAGAAAGTCGCTCTTGCGTCCCCGCGTGGGATGGCACCTTCTGGCCGCCAGGCTCAGGTGAATCTCTGCCAGCTGGAATGCCTACTTTAG